Sequence from the Mangrovibacterium diazotrophicum genome:
TTCGTTGTTTCGGTTACCTATGCGATTGTTGACTGAATAGATATCAAAATTCCTGAAATGAATAGAGAAGATATTGATGCGATTTTAGCATTGATTAAGAAAGAAGTTGTTCCTGCAATTGGTTGTACTGAGCCGGTTGCTGTTGCCTTAACTGTTGCCCGCGCCAAAGAAGTATTGGGGGAAAAACCGTTGCGTGCCGAACTATTCCTGAGTCGTAATATCCTGAAAAATTCCATGGGGGTAGGTATTCCCGGAACCGGAATGATCGGCTTACCCATTGCGATTGCGCTGGGAATGGTGATCGGAAAGTCGGAATACGGGCTCGAGGTATTGAAGGATATGAATCCGGATGCGTTGACTGAAGCCAAACAGTTGGTCGACGAAAAATGCACGTCGATCGAGTTGAAAGAAGACGCGCCGGACAAATTATACATTGAAGCACGCTGCTACGGCGAAAAGGGCGAATCGAAAGCTATTATTTGCGGCAGCCACAATAACATCGTTTACGTTGAGTCAAATGGCGAAATCATTCACGACGAATTTACCAACGGCAATTTTCAACAGGTTGAAAGCAACGATGTACAATTGAATTTCAACAAGATTTACGATTTTGCCATGGAAGCTCCGCTGGATGAACTTCACTTTATGCTCGAGGCAGCCCATTTGAATAAGATGGCAGCTGAGGAATCAAAGAAAGGAACCTTTGGGCATTCGGTCGCGCGAGTGATTGAGAATGAGTCCTTCCGCCATGTGATGGGAAACAGCGTTTACAACCGCCTGGTGGCAGTAACAGCTTCTGCCTGCGACGTGCGTATGGCCGGTGCGATGGTACCGGTAATGAGTAACTCGGGTAGTGGTA
This genomic interval carries:
- a CDS encoding L-cysteine desulfidase family protein, giving the protein MNREDIDAILALIKKEVVPAIGCTEPVAVALTVARAKEVLGEKPLRAELFLSRNILKNSMGVGIPGTGMIGLPIAIALGMVIGKSEYGLEVLKDMNPDALTEAKQLVDEKCTSIELKEDAPDKLYIEARCYGEKGESKAIICGSHNNIVYVESNGEIIHDEFTNGNFQQVESNDVQLNFNKIYDFAMEAPLDELHFMLEAAHLNKMAAEESKKGTFGHSVARVIENESFRHVMGNSVYNRLVAVTASACDVRMAGAMVPVMSNSGSGNQGITCTLPVVVFAEEMNKPEDDLIRALALSHLMVIYIKRRLGRLSALCGVTVAGIGAACGITHLMGGNRDQVAYAVKNMIGNIAGMLCDGAKPSCALKVSSSVSSATFSAMMAMDNKVVSSLEGIADEDVDKTINNLSDIGSEGMSEVDKMVLNIMLKK